In a genomic window of Taylorella equigenitalis ATCC 35865:
- a CDS encoding D-glucuronyl C5-epimerase family protein: MRKFILFILFSSLNINALGQTTSTVSGETVLMSSTDKNNPLYVWNIELTDYWSKLSDEILKGYKEKNIQLTPHQMAMIFLKFMSDFDIGYPKGGAHPKFVVEEKIGACGTFTNVFNALMAANGFKARIINLYNYPTNELGHTVSEVYYDNKWHLYDTTFSAYFTDDPSNVINPNVLSFEEIKSNKPATLIINNQSRYYKTVEIQRKFASREIYHTANPAGPLSFENKMFFPIKLNPISRPKIEKKDFALKAQGASFIGVGGANANHIYKLESLNKNTEYRLSLIPNFIGGHKNLDRIKFKVSASGCDVHNNEIEFISSHPSKSLDINFKSGGDTCDITVANQESTEFMKYLSLKEIKLTNVEDPSNTLNQGDITDSIPNQTDVNNAKFVIKEGVPYLDIEGVGEVFHPAWTGIYALQYAGMESYYPKKVDPNNKLFLHLVKVLEEKLKIQNGNYYWLYSFDNSYNNVTIHAPWVSSFAQAIGVEVFVAAYKLTKQDKYLELAKKAVKPLTVPLSDGGLLFHDGNDIWFEEIPLKEKPTHILNAHLRSLIAINELYEVTKDPIYKDFFDRGLITLLKWLPKFDTGSWLKYDLNPNYHQLFRITNPYGFSTPEVPIESISILDENQKLLVYSDIGDSDDFDVSKPVFISGTDWLIDKTSEKLSYRSNKTSIPEDFNSELSSDKLSSPFSFININFPKSNTNKFYLKIDYLDSKKGNLVLQRRSISPKIKFKDVDGGIFLLTGSGLKRSLQVKIDQSDLGYPVGNTYSKLHYLYLNKLLDITQDKRIKSWAITARAYYNSENFDKANLVHYPKLVLPPQTPVLPILSLTSNNVVAMHFGVNGTKFINGEYDFKSPVSEQSLSPYMVSLQANGKFFDVHKHMLKTESELKSKLGKYYNKYDWISLEDQEKINKSNALNWLQLNGKSYKDSISWPFDFRNAYNDLVQNPKWNSAFGQAYVLEAFIQNNSLDFARKAANAYKYDIASNGVSSIDKSNDVWFEEVPNKSHILNAHLISLNVLLGNKSVLGQDAEEITKRGLQSLEEKIFKFDNGYWSLYDQNPKKELMFQIDWLAGKTAPIIDEICLISTLSLNKTCIDVGSKKDFDGNNRINGIEWTENQKVDGFSVRSFKNGHMVRSKPVSGGSIQNTFFWLSLPDRDFIDFWDITPYIMSIKYKDVGIGNFVINIRSSREGNFIESLPLRYGNWNTKNSGEWKKYLIPIRSNDLGWFMGKDYHKYHLEQISEIAKKSNSVELKQVAERWQYYLDQYDNKSSPIFIDKRSDSMEINNFTLTSNLKFYQGSELKNAVDGDPNSNYIAAIENQEFPHQLVIQIPEKRYVGTVNIIWESESNYASEFDVSLYEDEKLISTKNLKNDKYHTAIEIGGVVNKIVIDLKKYQGQNRLLMRELKVIGK; encoded by the coding sequence ATGAGAAAATTTATATTATTTATTCTTTTTTCATCCCTAAACATTAATGCTTTAGGGCAAACTACTTCTACAGTCTCGGGCGAAACTGTACTAATGTCTAGTACTGATAAAAATAATCCATTGTATGTTTGGAATATTGAATTAACAGACTATTGGTCAAAGCTTTCAGATGAAATCTTGAAAGGTTATAAAGAAAAGAACATACAGTTAACCCCTCATCAAATGGCTATGATTTTTTTGAAATTCATGTCTGATTTTGATATTGGGTATCCCAAAGGAGGAGCTCATCCGAAATTTGTTGTTGAGGAGAAGATAGGAGCTTGTGGAACCTTCACTAATGTTTTTAATGCATTGATGGCTGCAAATGGATTTAAGGCTAGGATAATAAATTTATACAACTATCCAACAAATGAATTGGGTCATACAGTGTCAGAAGTTTATTATGATAACAAATGGCATTTATATGATACTACTTTTAGTGCTTATTTTACTGATGATCCGTCTAACGTAATTAACCCTAATGTATTAAGTTTTGAAGAGATTAAGTCAAACAAACCAGCAACTCTTATTATTAATAATCAATCTAGGTACTATAAAACTGTTGAGATTCAAAGGAAATTTGCAAGCAGAGAAATTTATCATACTGCCAATCCAGCTGGACCTTTGTCCTTCGAAAACAAAATGTTTTTCCCCATAAAATTGAATCCTATTTCTAGACCTAAAATAGAGAAGAAGGATTTTGCTTTAAAAGCACAAGGAGCTTCATTTATAGGTGTTGGCGGAGCTAACGCAAATCATATATACAAGCTTGAGAGTTTAAACAAAAATACCGAATATAGACTGTCTCTTATTCCAAATTTTATTGGAGGTCATAAAAACTTAGACCGTATAAAATTCAAAGTTTCTGCATCAGGATGCGATGTTCATAATAATGAAATCGAATTCATATCTAGTCATCCTTCTAAAAGTTTAGATATCAATTTCAAATCTGGTGGTGATACTTGCGATATAACCGTTGCAAATCAAGAGTCAACAGAGTTTATGAAGTATCTCTCTTTGAAGGAAATCAAATTAACCAATGTTGAGGATCCTTCCAACACTTTAAACCAAGGAGACATCACTGATTCTATACCTAATCAAACTGATGTAAACAATGCAAAATTTGTTATCAAGGAAGGAGTTCCATATCTAGATATAGAGGGCGTAGGTGAGGTGTTTCATCCAGCATGGACTGGTATATATGCACTGCAGTATGCGGGAATGGAAAGTTATTACCCTAAAAAAGTTGATCCTAATAATAAATTATTTTTGCATTTAGTGAAGGTATTAGAAGAAAAACTCAAAATTCAAAATGGAAATTATTATTGGTTATATAGCTTTGATAATTCTTATAACAATGTCACTATACATGCCCCTTGGGTAAGTTCTTTTGCTCAAGCAATCGGCGTTGAAGTGTTTGTTGCAGCCTATAAACTAACTAAACAAGATAAGTATCTTGAACTTGCAAAAAAAGCTGTTAAGCCGCTCACCGTTCCGCTATCAGATGGAGGATTATTATTTCATGATGGCAATGATATTTGGTTTGAAGAAATACCATTAAAAGAAAAGCCCACTCATATTCTTAATGCACATTTACGTAGCCTGATAGCAATCAATGAATTATATGAGGTAACCAAAGATCCAATTTATAAGGATTTTTTCGATAGAGGGTTAATAACTTTATTAAAATGGCTTCCAAAATTTGATACAGGATCTTGGCTTAAATATGATTTAAACCCAAACTATCATCAGTTATTTAGAATCACAAACCCATATGGATTTTCTACTCCAGAAGTTCCCATTGAGTCAATTTCTATTTTGGATGAAAATCAAAAACTTCTTGTTTATTCTGATATAGGAGATAGTGATGATTTCGATGTTTCTAAACCTGTTTTTATAAGTGGAACTGACTGGCTAATAGACAAAACTTCAGAAAAACTTAGCTACAGATCAAACAAGACTTCAATTCCTGAGGATTTCAATAGTGAACTTTCATCTGATAAGCTAAGTTCCCCTTTTTCGTTTATAAATATAAATTTCCCTAAATCAAATACAAATAAATTTTATTTAAAAATAGATTATCTGGATAGCAAGAAGGGCAACTTGGTTTTGCAAAGAAGATCTATATCTCCTAAGATAAAATTCAAAGATGTAGATGGAGGAATATTTTTACTAACTGGTAGTGGACTTAAAAGAAGTTTACAAGTCAAAATTGACCAGTCTGATCTTGGATATCCAGTTGGAAATACTTATTCGAAATTGCATTATTTATATCTTAATAAGCTATTAGATATTACTCAGGATAAGAGGATTAAATCCTGGGCTATAACTGCTAGAGCCTACTATAATTCTGAAAATTTCGATAAAGCCAATTTGGTACATTACCCTAAGTTAGTGTTGCCTCCACAAACTCCAGTACTACCCATCCTCTCCTTAACAAGTAACAATGTAGTTGCTATGCATTTTGGGGTTAACGGAACTAAATTTATAAATGGCGAATATGATTTCAAATCTCCTGTGAGTGAACAGTCATTATCACCTTACATGGTTTCACTACAGGCTAATGGAAAGTTTTTTGATGTGCATAAACACATGCTTAAAACTGAATCTGAGCTTAAGTCAAAATTAGGGAAATACTACAATAAATATGACTGGATTTCTCTAGAAGATCAAGAAAAAATTAATAAATCTAATGCTTTGAATTGGCTTCAACTTAATGGTAAGTCCTATAAGGATTCGATAAGCTGGCCATTTGATTTCCGTAATGCTTACAACGATTTAGTTCAAAATCCTAAATGGAATTCAGCATTTGGTCAGGCTTATGTTTTAGAGGCTTTTATACAAAATAATTCACTCGACTTTGCTAGAAAAGCTGCTAATGCTTACAAATATGATATTGCTTCAAATGGTGTTTCTTCCATTGATAAAAGTAATGATGTTTGGTTCGAAGAGGTGCCAAATAAATCTCATATTCTCAATGCCCATCTAATTAGTCTGAATGTTCTTTTAGGAAATAAGTCAGTCCTTGGTCAGGATGCTGAAGAAATAACGAAAAGAGGTCTTCAATCTCTCGAAGAAAAAATATTCAAATTCGATAACGGCTACTGGAGTTTATATGATCAAAATCCAAAAAAAGAGTTGATGTTTCAAATAGACTGGCTTGCGGGTAAGACAGCACCAATCATTGATGAAATTTGTTTAATAAGTACATTAAGTTTGAATAAAACATGTATAGACGTAGGTAGTAAAAAAGATTTTGATGGCAACAACAGAATAAATGGTATTGAATGGACCGAGAATCAGAAGGTGGATGGGTTTTCTGTGAGATCATTTAAAAATGGACATATGGTACGCAGTAAGCCTGTCAGCGGAGGCTCAATACAAAATACTTTTTTCTGGCTAAGTCTTCCTGACAGAGATTTCATAGATTTTTGGGACATAACACCTTATATCATGAGTATTAAATATAAGGATGTTGGTATCGGTAACTTTGTAATTAATATCAGATCGTCTAGAGAGGGAAATTTCATTGAAAGTCTTCCTCTCAGATATGGCAATTGGAACACTAAAAACTCAGGTGAATGGAAAAAATATCTCATCCCTATCAGATCTAACGATTTAGGTTGGTTTATGGGCAAAGATTACCATAAATATCATCTGGAACAAATTTCTGAGATAGCAAAAAAATCTAACAGTGTTGAGCTTAAGCAAGTAGCTGAAAGGTGGCAATATTACCTTGATCAATACGACAATAAATCTAGTCCAATATTCATCGATAAAAGGAGTGATAGTATGGAAATAAATAACTTTACGCTAACAAGTAATCTTAAGTTTTACCAAGGAAGCGAGTTAAAAAATGCTGTGGATGGCGATCCTAATTCAAATTATATTGCTGCAATAGAAAATCAAGAATTTCCACACCAATTAGTTATTCAAATTCCTGAAAAACGATATGTTGGTACCGTTAACATAATTTGGGAGAGTGAATCTAATTATGCATCTGAATTTGACGTAAGTTTATATGAAGATGAAAAACTTATTTCCACTAAAAACCTGAAAAATGATAAGTATCACACAGCTATAGAAATTGGTGGTGTGGTAAATAAAATCGTAATCGATTTGAAAAAATATCAAGGTCAAAACAGGTTGTTAATGAGAGAACTAAAAGTAATCGGTAAATAG
- a CDS encoding methyltransferase domain-containing protein translates to MSHNRYYDQEGLWKRDLTSQEIERIEIVKKFIPSDVKTILDAGCGNGAISNYLNGYDITGMDRSPEALKYVTNKTVEGSLDSIPFEDNAFDLIICADVLEHLSEEVFEKTIKEFKRVSKKYILIISPNAEDLTANQSKCYSCDTVFHMNWHIRSLNLRDTISNFRDDFAPIYFSFFGEKWSSEPELKYKQARTSGRGYKHWENAVCPLCGTSQFSLIEDNKDIDEETNPYLNGFYNLSTEFILLLSTIEHKKTLCDFDSLEDRAILTKNNYEDIYYVNRQCILTEKNIFLKNNTEHYPQFSYILNNSDSAEKNRLVFCLPYKTNLRKLYINYLDNIEAELSINVYDLKNSFINIGSISLSNSLNLGTASFELPEVTPPNEGYLFEVISSSESINFKTSLKEIFSDKHFGKLNLNPIERRNFLGIDYTHYEPLGLNLSDGQFLLLEKEDCIFDKSNKCFFLNLDNTFEFFNGKSSQSQGHVPFLNDKLTREFQEDRFNEFKNFSNLLLDSIETKVEEYQANRDVQFNEFKSFSNSLLDSLDSKVEEFQDNREVKLNEFKTLSSSLLDSIEIKVEEFHENQEGQLYELRNLSDSLLNSLEIKVEALHENLFGEVYKSSHDYFKLVHESFNELQNQHLNELKQFEDKYTELKEEIFSEDQKLTAFEKHLFDKVDQEIYQIKAGLYNVSNSHERLVKALRNPFTHFMRRFKPNRKAQKSINLPTINGDTKELISLHSQPSLKHLVVITPDVHVDRRTVQMCQSLIDNKNIRCTIIAALQDEDNFVTDRLKVKRVDPVKSDKYILKPDDWRDGSYLNLEDFYWLHPHYLNAALLEDADYIMCCDLPLLPAAVYVSKIKGIPLIYDAHELYPEQSMFSEETRNFYSQVEAHFIKFPNLTITVNESIAEEMSARYGIQKPKVILNALNPPANFDIDVSYNHFRDALPIKPNQKIVLFQGGFSQNRNLELLVKSANHIPLEDVVLVLMGFGEYGEKLMSLAKNEGTLNKTVFFYPAVDQSVLLEYSASADVGIIPYPHTDLNSYYCTPNKLFEFIQAGIPIIANDSPELNRFIVNQKIGITRPINDEVDIANLITEFFKSGYDYSENLKVARTKFNWNEEESKFTSFINGIIL, encoded by the coding sequence ATGAGTCATAACAGATATTATGATCAAGAGGGGCTATGGAAAAGGGACCTGACTTCTCAAGAAATTGAAAGAATTGAAATTGTTAAAAAATTTATTCCTAGCGATGTCAAGACAATTTTAGATGCTGGTTGTGGTAATGGAGCTATTTCTAATTATTTGAATGGCTATGATATTACGGGAATGGACAGAAGTCCAGAGGCATTGAAATATGTCACTAACAAAACCGTAGAAGGTAGTTTAGACAGCATTCCATTTGAAGATAATGCTTTTGATTTAATTATATGTGCTGATGTTTTAGAGCATTTGTCAGAAGAAGTTTTTGAAAAAACCATAAAGGAATTTAAAAGAGTTTCCAAAAAGTATATTCTTATCATTTCTCCAAATGCGGAAGATTTAACAGCGAACCAATCTAAATGTTATTCGTGTGACACTGTATTTCACATGAATTGGCATATTAGATCCTTAAATCTAAGAGACACAATTTCAAATTTTAGGGATGATTTTGCCCCAATTTACTTTAGCTTCTTCGGAGAAAAATGGTCATCTGAACCTGAGTTGAAATATAAACAAGCTAGGACATCTGGTCGTGGGTATAAACATTGGGAGAATGCTGTTTGTCCACTTTGTGGTACTTCTCAATTTTCACTCATTGAGGATAACAAGGATATCGACGAAGAAACAAACCCTTACTTAAATGGCTTTTATAACCTTTCAACAGAGTTCATTTTATTGTTATCAACCATAGAACATAAAAAAACTTTGTGTGATTTTGACTCTTTGGAAGACAGGGCAATATTGACTAAAAATAACTATGAAGATATTTATTATGTTAATCGTCAATGTATCTTAACTGAGAAAAATATATTTTTAAAAAATAATACCGAACACTATCCTCAGTTCTCTTATATTCTTAATAACAGCGATAGTGCCGAAAAAAATCGTTTAGTCTTTTGTCTTCCTTATAAAACAAATTTAAGAAAATTATATATAAATTATTTAGATAACATTGAGGCTGAGTTATCAATTAATGTGTATGATCTTAAGAATAGCTTTATAAATATTGGTTCTATAAGTCTTAGCAATTCTCTAAATTTAGGAACTGCTTCTTTTGAGTTGCCTGAGGTTACACCTCCAAATGAAGGTTATTTATTTGAAGTTATTAGTAGCTCGGAATCTATAAATTTTAAGACTTCTCTTAAAGAGATATTTTCTGATAAGCATTTTGGTAAATTAAATCTAAATCCTATTGAGAGAAGGAATTTTCTAGGAATTGACTATACTCACTATGAACCATTGGGTTTAAACCTTAGTGATGGACAGTTTCTTTTGCTAGAAAAAGAGGATTGTATCTTTGATAAGTCTAACAAGTGTTTTTTTCTAAATCTAGATAATACTTTTGAGTTTTTTAATGGAAAATCATCTCAATCTCAAGGACATGTTCCATTTTTAAATGATAAATTAACAAGAGAATTCCAAGAAGATCGTTTTAATGAGTTTAAAAACTTTTCGAATTTGTTATTGGATTCAATAGAAACTAAAGTTGAAGAGTATCAAGCAAATAGAGATGTTCAATTTAATGAGTTTAAAAGTTTTTCCAATTCTTTATTAGATTCATTAGATAGCAAAGTTGAAGAGTTTCAGGATAATCGAGAAGTTAAACTTAATGAGTTTAAAACTCTTTCAAGTTCCTTATTGGATTCGATAGAAATCAAAGTTGAAGAATTTCATGAAAATCAGGAAGGTCAATTATATGAGTTAAGAAACCTTTCGGATTCATTATTGAATTCTTTAGAAATCAAAGTGGAAGCACTCCATGAAAATCTTTTTGGTGAAGTATATAAATCTAGTCATGATTATTTTAAATTAGTGCATGAAAGTTTTAATGAATTGCAAAATCAGCATTTGAATGAATTAAAACAATTTGAAGATAAGTATACTGAATTAAAAGAAGAAATTTTTTCAGAAGATCAAAAGCTAACTGCCTTCGAAAAACACTTATTCGATAAAGTAGATCAAGAAATCTATCAAATCAAAGCAGGTTTATACAATGTCTCCAATTCTCATGAGCGTTTAGTAAAAGCTCTAAGAAACCCTTTTACTCACTTTATGAGAAGGTTTAAACCTAACCGTAAAGCACAAAAGAGTATTAACCTTCCTACTATAAATGGAGATACAAAAGAATTAATAAGTCTACATAGTCAACCTTCTCTAAAACATTTGGTTGTTATTACTCCTGATGTACATGTCGATAGAAGAACAGTTCAAATGTGTCAAAGTCTGATTGACAATAAAAATATTAGATGTACCATCATTGCAGCTTTGCAAGATGAAGATAATTTTGTTACAGATAGGCTTAAAGTTAAGAGAGTTGACCCTGTTAAATCTGACAAATATATTCTTAAACCAGATGATTGGAGGGATGGGTCTTATTTAAATTTAGAGGATTTTTACTGGCTCCATCCGCACTATTTAAATGCTGCTTTGTTAGAAGATGCTGATTACATCATGTGTTGTGATCTTCCACTTCTGCCCGCTGCAGTATATGTTTCAAAAATCAAAGGCATTCCATTAATTTATGATGCCCATGAACTTTATCCTGAACAAAGTATGTTTTCGGAAGAAACTAGAAATTTTTATTCTCAGGTTGAAGCTCATTTTATTAAATTTCCTAATTTAACTATAACTGTAAATGAAAGTATTGCTGAAGAGATGTCTGCTCGTTACGGAATACAAAAACCTAAAGTAATTCTCAATGCATTGAATCCTCCAGCTAATTTCGATATTGATGTAAGTTATAACCATTTTAGAGATGCTTTGCCCATCAAGCCAAATCAAAAAATAGTTTTATTCCAAGGAGGTTTTTCCCAAAACAGAAATCTTGAACTCCTAGTCAAATCTGCTAACCATATTCCACTTGAGGATGTGGTATTGGTGCTCATGGGTTTTGGAGAGTATGGTGAAAAACTTATGAGTTTGGCTAAAAATGAGGGTACATTAAACAAGACAGTATTCTTTTATCCCGCTGTTGATCAATCTGTACTGCTTGAATATTCGGCCTCTGCTGATGTGGGTATAATACCTTATCCTCACACTGATTTAAATAGTTATTACTGTACTCCAAATAAACTATTTGAATTTATACAAGCTGGTATACCTATAATTGCCAATGATTCTCCTGAACTTAACAGGTTCATAGTTAATCAAAAAATTGGAATAACAAGACCAATTAATGATGAAGTAGATATTGCAAATTTGATTACTGAGTTTTTCAAGTCAGGATACGATTATTCAGAAAACTTGAAGGTAGCAAGGACCAAATTTAATTGGAATGAAGAGGAAAGTAAATTTACCTCCTTTATTAATGGAATTATTTTATGA
- a CDS encoding transglutaminase domain-containing protein, with the protein MKKFIFLILSCFLISQSSWANDNSNPAEKILMKANDKNNPLNIWNMDLTDYWSKLSDDILKIYKDRNIQLTPHQMAVVFMDFIGGFKIGVVKGGSDPRYSVQERIGACGSFTKVFISLMAANGIPSRTVGLYNFPKDNGHVVAEVYYDNKWHMYDPTYNLYFTNEPSNLVNPPVLSFEEIKNNTPSDMVLHNIPRYYMKGDRFANREIYLNANPAGPLTFENKLFFPFFIDFKKKSVIDNSEFGPKYQNISMLGFGGGNINHKYMISNLNKGETYTLSLIPNFLAGIGKSIRYKVSSPNCRLHTEELTYLKSSPNTNLDIEFLVNGSSCEIVIENIENFENIKYLVLKQVKVFKSSSRP; encoded by the coding sequence ATGAAAAAATTCATTTTTTTAATATTGAGTTGTTTTCTAATTTCACAGAGTTCTTGGGCTAATGATAATTCTAATCCTGCAGAAAAAATCTTAATGAAAGCAAATGATAAGAATAATCCATTAAATATATGGAATATGGATCTAACTGACTATTGGTCTAAGCTTTCAGATGACATATTAAAAATTTATAAAGATAGAAATATACAGTTAACTCCTCATCAAATGGCAGTTGTTTTTATGGATTTTATCGGGGGGTTCAAGATAGGGGTGGTTAAAGGAGGTTCGGACCCTAGATATTCAGTTCAAGAGAGAATAGGGGCTTGTGGGTCGTTTACAAAAGTTTTCATTTCACTTATGGCTGCAAATGGAATACCTTCTAGAACTGTAGGACTTTATAACTTTCCAAAAGATAATGGCCATGTAGTTGCTGAGGTTTATTATGATAATAAATGGCACATGTATGATCCTACATACAATCTTTACTTCACAAATGAACCTTCGAATCTCGTAAATCCTCCAGTATTAAGCTTTGAAGAGATTAAAAATAACACACCATCAGATATGGTTTTGCACAATATTCCTAGATATTATATGAAAGGTGATAGATTTGCTAATAGAGAAATCTACCTTAATGCTAATCCTGCTGGTCCCTTAACTTTTGAAAATAAATTATTTTTCCCATTTTTCATTGATTTCAAAAAAAAATCTGTGATTGATAACTCCGAATTTGGTCCTAAGTACCAGAATATTTCGATGCTTGGGTTTGGGGGAGGGAATATAAATCATAAATATATGATTTCTAATCTTAATAAAGGCGAAACTTATACATTATCCCTTATTCCTAATTTTTTAGCTGGAATAGGTAAAAGTATAAGATATAAAGTTTCTTCTCCAAACTGTAGGTTGCATACGGAGGAGTTGACTTACTTAAAATCATCTCCGAACACCAATTTGGATATCGAGTTTTTAGTAAATGGGTCATCATGCGAAATTGTTATAGAAAACATTGAAAATTTTGAAAACATAAAATACTTAGTTCTAAAACAGGTAAAAGTTTTTAAATCCAGTAGTCGACCTTAG
- the asnB gene encoding asparagine synthase (glutamine-hydrolyzing) → MCGILGWKSKNTKIDKQLIRNMAETIAHRGPDGEGFYYSEDSSLCLAHKRLAIIDPQNGQQPMSTHDNDLVVTFNGAIYNYIELRRELINLGYPLKSYSDTEVLLYAYKEWGIRCLDKFNGMFAFVIHDKKNRKLFGARDRLGEKPLYYFKDKNNFIFASEIKAILASKLVSPELNYYSLHEYLTFQYYLEDNTLFNNIFKIKPGHYFCLNEDSFQLEINEYWDIIHTKIQEEHSEDFYVDNLKALINDSISMRLRADVPLGSHLSGGIDSSAVAAMNALRLGESFKLKTFTGRFLEGADYDETKYAKEVSELIHSEYNEIIIKDSDFLEHIDDIIWYMDEPQAGPGVFSQYMVAKYASKKVKVVLGGQGGDETFLGYTRYFLAYYEKMLKRNIESKGDYYQRVLNSMTPNLYQLNGYQPLMQDFFAKGLFGSDSKRYFRLSDRFSSNESIFSKEFLVSGYDLFEKFDKIFSKYDTSIANKMSYFDMKTFLPSLLHVEDRTSMVNGIESRVPLLDHRIIEFAATVPVHIKFKDGINKYLPKRIFKNIIPDSIIERKDKKGFPTPTNLWFKTSLNKWVKDLLSDRRTIERGLYQKDELLKLIDGSSQFGRSLWGVINLELWHRKFIDK, encoded by the coding sequence ATGTGTGGAATTTTAGGCTGGAAAAGCAAGAATACTAAGATTGACAAACAACTAATTAGAAATATGGCTGAAACCATCGCTCATAGGGGTCCAGATGGTGAGGGGTTTTATTATTCAGAAGATTCCAGCTTATGTCTTGCTCATAAAAGACTAGCAATTATTGACCCCCAAAATGGACAACAACCAATGAGTACTCATGACAATGATTTGGTTGTTACCTTTAATGGAGCAATATATAACTATATTGAACTTAGGCGTGAACTTATAAATCTCGGTTATCCTTTAAAAAGTTATAGTGATACCGAAGTACTTCTGTATGCTTATAAAGAATGGGGAATTAGATGCCTTGATAAATTCAATGGTATGTTTGCGTTTGTCATTCATGATAAAAAAAATCGCAAGCTATTCGGAGCTAGAGATAGATTGGGGGAAAAGCCTCTTTACTACTTTAAGGACAAAAATAATTTTATTTTTGCTTCTGAAATAAAAGCCATTCTTGCTTCAAAATTAGTCTCACCTGAACTCAATTATTATAGCCTTCACGAGTATTTAACTTTTCAATATTATCTAGAAGATAATACGTTGTTTAATAATATTTTTAAGATTAAACCTGGACACTATTTTTGTTTGAATGAGGATAGTTTTCAACTGGAAATTAATGAGTATTGGGACATAATCCATACCAAAATTCAAGAAGAACATTCTGAAGATTTCTATGTAGATAATCTTAAAGCATTAATTAACGATTCTATAAGTATGAGGTTAAGGGCAGATGTTCCTTTGGGTAGCCACTTAAGTGGTGGAATTGATTCCTCCGCAGTAGCTGCAATGAATGCTCTTAGATTGGGGGAAAGTTTTAAGCTTAAAACTTTCACTGGAAGGTTTTTGGAAGGAGCCGATTACGACGAAACTAAATATGCAAAAGAAGTATCTGAGCTCATCCATAGTGAATACAACGAAATTATCATTAAAGATTCAGATTTTCTTGAACACATCGATGACATAATTTGGTATATGGATGAACCTCAAGCTGGACCTGGCGTTTTTTCTCAATACATGGTTGCCAAGTACGCAAGTAAAAAAGTTAAAGTAGTTCTTGGAGGGCAAGGTGGAGATGAAACATTCTTGGGCTATACAAGATATTTCTTGGCTTATTACGAAAAAATGCTTAAAAGAAATATAGAATCTAAGGGAGATTATTATCAGAGGGTTTTAAACTCTATGACACCTAATCTTTACCAGCTCAATGGATATCAACCACTGATGCAAGATTTCTTTGCTAAAGGGTTGTTCGGTAGTGATTCTAAAAGATACTTCCGTCTAAGTGATAGATTCTCATCTAATGAATCTATTTTCTCAAAGGAATTCTTGGTATCAGGGTATGACTTGTTTGAAAAATTTGACAAAATTTTCTCTAAATATGATACCTCTATTGCTAACAAAATGAGTTATTTCGATATGAAGACGTTCTTGCCTTCTTTATTGCATGTTGAGGATAGAACTAGCATGGTGAATGGTATAGAATCCAGAGTTCCACTGTTGGATCATAGAATAATTGAGTTTGCTGCTACAGTTCCCGTTCATATTAAATTTAAGGATGGTATTAATAAATATTTACCAAAACGAATTTTTAAAAATATTATCCCTGATAGCATTATCGAAAGAAAGGATAAAAAAGGATTTCCTACTCCAACAAATCTTTGGTTTAAAACAAGCCTAAATAAATGGGTTAAAGATTTACTCTCAGATAGAAGAACAATTGAAAGAGGGTTATATCAAAAGGATGAGTTACTTAAATTAATTGATGGAAGTAGTCAATTTGGAAGGTCTCTATGGGGGGTCATTAATCTTGAACTATGGCATAGGAAGTTTATAGACAAATGA